One region of Streptomyces subrutilus genomic DNA includes:
- a CDS encoding SigB/SigF/SigG family RNA polymerase sigma factor, translating into MPVPAPYSHTGAAPGGASAPAAHATRAPAAVPSPRRSAESAALSAGVPRIDDPREMAPADARELSKVFFQRLRSLTEGTAEYQYVRNTLIEMNASLVQYAVRRFRTREGCDIEDIVQVGTIGLIKAIDRFDPARENEFSTLAMPYITGEIKRHFRDTSWAVRVPRRLQELRIDIAKAKESLTSELDRSPTVADLADHLGLSEEEVIEGLFAANAHTSGSLDAPQAAPYEYGGGQTEGHTLAEVMGEDEPAMELVEDIQTLAPLLERLSERERRMLGMRFGQELTQAQIGAALGISQMQVSRVLNRILGHLRDSMLEDGPQATGRAASVR; encoded by the coding sequence ATGCCGGTCCCTGCCCCGTACTCCCATACCGGCGCCGCCCCTGGCGGCGCCTCCGCCCCCGCCGCGCACGCCACCCGTGCTCCGGCCGCCGTCCCGAGCCCGCGCCGCAGCGCCGAATCGGCGGCCCTCAGCGCCGGGGTGCCGCGGATCGACGACCCCCGGGAGATGGCCCCCGCGGACGCGAGGGAGCTCTCGAAGGTCTTCTTCCAGCGGCTGCGCTCGCTGACCGAGGGGACCGCGGAGTACCAGTACGTCCGCAACACCCTCATCGAGATGAACGCCTCGCTCGTCCAGTACGCCGTGCGCCGCTTCCGCACCCGCGAGGGCTGTGACATAGAAGACATCGTCCAGGTGGGCACCATCGGCCTGATCAAGGCCATCGACCGGTTCGACCCGGCCCGTGAGAACGAGTTCTCCACGCTCGCCATGCCGTACATCACCGGCGAGATCAAGCGGCACTTCCGCGACACCTCCTGGGCCGTCCGGGTCCCGCGCCGGCTCCAGGAGCTGCGCATCGACATCGCGAAGGCGAAGGAGTCGCTGACGAGCGAGCTCGACCGGTCGCCCACCGTCGCGGATCTCGCCGACCACCTCGGCCTCTCCGAGGAAGAGGTGATCGAGGGGCTCTTCGCCGCCAACGCCCACACCAGCGGCTCCCTGGACGCCCCGCAGGCGGCTCCGTACGAGTACGGCGGCGGCCAGACCGAGGGGCACACGCTCGCCGAGGTCATGGGCGAGGACGAGCCCGCCATGGAACTGGTCGAGGACATCCAGACCCTGGCGCCGCTGCTGGAACGGCTCAGCGAGCGGGAGCGCCGGATGCTGGGGATGCGGTTCGGACAGGAGCTGACCCAGGCTCAGATCGGCGCCGCGCTCGGCATCTCGCAGATGCAGGTGTCGCGGGTGCTGAACCGGATCCTGGGGCACCTGCGCGACTCGATGCTGGAGGACGGACCGCAGGCCACGGGCCGGGCCGCATCCGTGAGGTAG
- a CDS encoding quaternary amine ABC transporter ATP-binding protein — translation MSTLQAEHVYKVFGRRADEGVRALRDGADREELRADGTTAAVIDASFSVEPGQIFVVMGLSGSGKSTLLRMLNGLLEPTAGRVLFDGQDLTALGAGEMRRVRSTKISMVFQHFALFPHRDVLENAAYGLEVQGVSRAERERRAGEALELCGLGGWERSWPDELSGGMQQRVGLARALATDADLLLMDESFSALDPLIRRDMQDQLLELQRRLKKTIVFITHDLNEAMRLGDRIAVMRDGRIVQQGTAEDILTRPADDYVASFIQDVDRSRVLTADAVMDEPTADADACACPTVPADTPLADLCAVSARVPHPVAVTGADGAVIGSVPQGRLIAFIGDEPRPPMACVEVAA, via the coding sequence GTGTCCACGCTCCAGGCCGAGCACGTCTACAAGGTGTTCGGGAGACGAGCCGATGAAGGGGTCCGCGCGCTCCGCGACGGCGCCGACCGCGAGGAGCTGCGTGCCGACGGCACGACGGCCGCGGTCATCGACGCCTCCTTCAGCGTCGAGCCCGGCCAGATCTTCGTCGTCATGGGTCTGTCGGGATCCGGCAAGTCCACGCTGCTGCGGATGCTCAACGGACTGCTGGAGCCCACCGCGGGACGCGTCCTCTTCGACGGGCAGGACCTCACCGCGCTCGGCGCGGGCGAGATGCGCCGGGTGCGCTCCACCAAGATCAGCATGGTCTTCCAGCACTTCGCGCTGTTCCCGCACCGCGACGTCCTCGAGAACGCCGCGTACGGCCTGGAGGTCCAGGGCGTCTCCCGGGCCGAGCGCGAGCGCCGGGCCGGCGAGGCCCTGGAACTGTGCGGGCTCGGCGGCTGGGAGAGGTCCTGGCCCGACGAGCTGTCGGGAGGCATGCAGCAGCGCGTGGGCCTGGCCCGCGCCCTGGCCACCGACGCCGACCTGCTGCTGATGGACGAGTCCTTCAGCGCCCTCGACCCGCTGATCCGCCGCGACATGCAGGACCAGCTCCTCGAACTGCAGCGGCGGCTGAAGAAGACCATCGTCTTCATCACCCACGACCTCAACGAGGCCATGCGCCTGGGCGATCGCATCGCCGTCATGCGCGACGGGCGCATCGTCCAGCAGGGCACCGCCGAGGACATCCTCACCCGCCCCGCCGACGACTACGTCGCCTCCTTCATCCAGGACGTCGACCGCTCGCGCGTCCTCACGGCCGACGCCGTCATGGACGAGCCCACCGCCGACGCGGACGCGTGCGCCTGCCCCACCGTCCCCGCCGACACCCCGCTCGCGGACCTGTGCGCCGTCAGCGCCCGCGTCCCGCACCCGGTCGCCGTGACCGGCGCGGACGGAGCGGTCATCGGCTCGGTCCCGCAGGGCCGCCTCATCGCCTTCATCGGCGACGAACCGCGGCCCCCGATGGCCTGCGTGGAGGTGGCCGCCTGA